The following coding sequences are from one Enterococcus sp. 4G2_DIV0659 window:
- a CDS encoding OFA family MFS transporter, with amino-acid sequence MSTEQSLPKVNRWAVLFASVGIIFCQGGIYAFSVFATPIAKAHGWDVADVMIAFTIAISISPIPMVIGGRISDKGKSKELILFSSMLLAAAFILTGFATTKWMLYVTYGLLGGFGLNLGYIACINNAIRFFPDKKGLCSGLVITGIGLGTTVFAPLSAWMIEQFDIKMTFVILGIVYAGISLVCSLIIQNAPIEKESEEINEQPAEKNYTWQQMIKHPLFYIIVLMYAAGGFSGLMISSNAADIGQNMFELTPIVAATFVSVYALSNCLGRVIWGALSDKINRTNTMMLIFACISLSLLAFIFLHSVIGFAIGMIGLGLCEGGVAAVMPPITIESFGNKNQGVNYSFIFAGYSIASMVAPRLSAMIGENNDGNFTQAFIIGLALAIAGILFTFIYKQIKRNQILN; translated from the coding sequence ATGAGTACAGAACAATCGCTTCCTAAAGTCAATCGCTGGGCTGTTTTATTTGCTTCTGTAGGAATTATTTTTTGTCAAGGTGGAATCTATGCTTTCAGTGTCTTCGCTACACCGATCGCAAAAGCACATGGCTGGGACGTTGCTGACGTGATGATTGCTTTTACGATTGCCATTTCCATCTCACCAATTCCAATGGTGATCGGCGGAAGAATTTCGGACAAAGGAAAATCTAAAGAGCTGATTTTATTTAGTTCGATGTTATTGGCAGCAGCATTTATTTTAACTGGTTTTGCTACGACAAAATGGATGCTGTATGTCACCTATGGTTTATTAGGCGGTTTTGGATTAAATCTTGGTTATATCGCTTGTATTAATAATGCGATTCGCTTTTTCCCAGATAAAAAAGGGTTATGTTCTGGTTTGGTCATTACAGGTATTGGTCTTGGTACAACGGTATTTGCGCCATTATCGGCTTGGATGATCGAACAATTTGATATTAAGATGACCTTTGTAATTTTGGGTATCGTTTATGCTGGGATTTCTCTTGTTTGTTCCCTAATCATTCAAAATGCACCAATTGAAAAAGAATCAGAAGAAATAAATGAGCAACCAGCAGAAAAAAATTACACTTGGCAGCAAATGATTAAGCATCCACTCTTTTATATCATCGTTTTAATGTATGCAGCTGGCGGCTTTTCTGGATTGATGATTTCATCGAATGCGGCGGATATCGGTCAAAATATGTTTGAGTTGACTCCCATTGTCGCAGCAACATTTGTCAGCGTCTATGCCTTAAGCAACTGTTTAGGACGTGTTATCTGGGGTGCCTTATCCGATAAAATCAACAGAACCAATACCATGATGTTGATTTTCGCTTGTATTAGCTTGTCTTTACTGGCTTTTATCTTTTTACATTCGGTTATTGGTTTTGCTATTGGGATGATTGGATTAGGCCTTTGTGAAGGTGGGGTTGCTGCAGTTATGCCACCTATTACAATCGAAAGTTTTGGTAATAAAAATCAAGGCGTCAATTATTCCTTCATCTTTGCTGGGTATTCGATTGCTTCAATGGTTGCCCCGAGATTGTCAGCAATGATTGGCGAAAATAACGATGGGAACTTTACACAAGCGTTTATCATCGGTTTAGCTTTAGCGATTGCAGGGATCCTCTTTACATTTATTTATAAACAAATAAAAAGGAATCAGATACTAAATTAA
- the hutH gene encoding histidine ammonia-lyase, with product MKHVVLTGNDLTLDELVAVSRFNATVSISEEAVEEVKRSRKIVDEIVEEERVTYGINTGFGSLCNVSISKEDSVQLQENLIRTHACGYGDPFSTDIVRGIMVIRANSLTKGYSGIRLEVIEKLIEMLNNHVHPIIPEKGSLGASGDLAPLSHMVLPILGLGEAEYKGEVCDGKEAMTKAGIATMSLAAKEGLALINGTQALTATGALAVYDAIRLLKVSDVAGALSIEVHNGIIDAFKEALHVIRPQAGQVITAENMRHLLEGSTFVTHQGELRVQDAYSLRCIPQIHGASKDAIRFVEDKVEIEINSVTDNPIITRDKEAISGGNFHGQPMALPFDFLGISVAEIANVSERRLERLVNASHNRLSSFLVAKSGLNSGFMITQYAAAALVSENKILAHPASVDSIPSCENQEDLVSMGTIAARKAKSINQNTSRVVATEVLAACQAIDMRKAQDPSFKLGKGTQAAYDVVRKHCGFLEEDKNIEMYKELDIITNLIMNDEFIDAVENVVSVNY from the coding sequence ATCAAACATGTAGTATTAACAGGAAATGATTTAACATTAGATGAATTGGTCGCAGTATCGCGGTTTAATGCAACAGTATCTATCAGTGAAGAAGCTGTTGAAGAGGTAAAACGTTCTCGTAAAATTGTTGATGAGATTGTTGAAGAAGAGCGTGTTACTTACGGAATCAACACTGGGTTCGGTTCATTATGTAATGTGTCGATTTCAAAAGAAGATTCTGTTCAGTTACAAGAAAACTTGATTCGCACTCACGCTTGTGGATATGGTGATCCCTTCTCGACAGATATCGTTCGCGGAATTATGGTAATTCGTGCCAATTCTTTAACAAAAGGTTATTCAGGTATTCGTTTAGAAGTCATTGAAAAATTGATTGAGATGTTAAACAATCACGTGCATCCAATTATTCCAGAAAAAGGTTCATTAGGAGCTTCTGGTGATTTAGCTCCGTTATCTCATATGGTTTTACCGATTCTAGGGTTAGGTGAAGCGGAGTATAAAGGTGAGGTTTGTGACGGAAAAGAAGCGATGACAAAAGCGGGTATCGCTACAATGTCATTGGCTGCTAAAGAAGGATTAGCCTTAATCAACGGAACACAAGCTTTAACTGCAACTGGTGCTTTAGCCGTTTATGATGCGATTCGTTTATTGAAAGTCAGCGATGTGGCTGGTGCTTTATCAATTGAAGTGCATAACGGAATCATTGATGCTTTTAAAGAAGCGTTACACGTGATTCGTCCTCAAGCTGGACAAGTTATTACTGCTGAAAATATGCGCCATTTATTAGAAGGAAGTACCTTTGTTACTCACCAAGGAGAACTACGTGTTCAAGATGCATACTCTCTAAGATGTATTCCGCAAATTCATGGTGCCAGTAAAGATGCCATTCGTTTCGTTGAAGATAAAGTCGAAATTGAAATCAATTCAGTGACAGATAACCCAATTATCACTCGTGACAAAGAAGCCATTTCTGGCGGGAATTTCCATGGTCAACCAATGGCACTTCCGTTTGATTTCTTAGGTATTTCAGTCGCTGAAATTGCTAATGTTTCAGAACGTCGTTTAGAGCGTTTAGTCAATGCCTCACATAATCGTTTAAGCTCATTCTTAGTTGCGAAAAGTGGGCTAAACTCTGGCTTTATGATTACTCAATACGCAGCTGCAGCTTTAGTATCAGAAAATAAAATCTTAGCACATCCAGCTTCTGTGGATTCCATTCCATCTTGTGAAAACCAAGAAGATCTAGTAAGTATGGGGACAATCGCTGCACGTAAAGCGAAAAGTATCAATCAAAATACTTCTCGTGTCGTTGCAACTGAAGTATTAGCTGCTTGTCAGGCCATCGACATGAGAAAAGCGCAAGACCCAAGTTTCAAACTAGGAAAAGGAACACAAGCTGCCTATGATGTTGTCCGTAAACATTGTGGTTTCCTAGAAGAAGATAAAAACATTGAGATGTATAAAGAATTAGATATTATCACTAATTTGATCATGAACGATGAATTTATCGATGCTGTGGAAAATGTTGTTTCAGTAAACTACTAA
- a CDS encoding nitronate monooxygenase, translating to MTRITETLGIKYPIFQGAMAQISKYQLAAAVSNAGGLGIIASGGMSDEQLREEIRNCKKHTDKPFAVNLMLMAPNVPELIEVIVDEGVKIITTGAGTPKKYMPIFDKAGIKVIPVVPSAAIAKKMEDIGATAVVAEGSEAGGHIGELSTMVLLPQVVDAVSIPVIAAGGIGTGKNIAAAYVLGASGVQMGTAFMLAEECPIPANVKEFIANAKEMDTAVTGRNGGAPVRSLKNKMIEQYIQWEKDNMPREQLEELTMGSARKAAAGDIENGSVMAGQVSGLLHQVKPAKQLIEDVLNDAHAALRNVEIS from the coding sequence ATGACACGGATAACAGAAACTTTAGGAATCAAATACCCGATTTTCCAAGGAGCAATGGCGCAAATTTCGAAATATCAATTAGCTGCGGCTGTTTCAAATGCTGGAGGTCTTGGCATTATTGCTTCTGGCGGGATGAGCGATGAACAACTACGGGAAGAAATCAGAAATTGTAAAAAACATACGGATAAACCTTTCGCTGTCAATCTAATGCTAATGGCGCCAAATGTTCCCGAGTTGATTGAAGTCATTGTCGATGAAGGGGTAAAAATCATTACTACAGGTGCTGGCACACCGAAAAAATATATGCCGATTTTTGATAAAGCAGGTATCAAAGTCATTCCTGTTGTGCCAAGTGCAGCAATTGCAAAGAAAATGGAAGATATAGGCGCAACAGCCGTTGTTGCTGAAGGTTCAGAAGCTGGTGGACATATTGGAGAGTTATCCACGATGGTCTTATTGCCACAAGTTGTTGACGCTGTGTCCATTCCAGTTATTGCAGCCGGCGGGATTGGTACAGGAAAAAATATAGCCGCAGCTTATGTACTGGGTGCTAGCGGGGTTCAGATGGGCACAGCCTTCATGTTAGCTGAAGAATGTCCAATTCCAGCAAACGTCAAAGAATTTATCGCCAATGCAAAGGAAATGGATACCGCAGTTACTGGACGTAATGGCGGAGCTCCAGTGAGAAGTTTGAAAAATAAAATGATCGAACAATACATCCAATGGGAAAAAGACAACATGCCTCGTGAACAGCTAGAAGAATTAACGATGGGATCAGCTCGTAAAGCAGCTGCTGGTGACATCGAGAATGGCTCGGTTATGGCGGGACAAGTTTCTGGCTTACTTCATCAAGTGAAACCAGCGAAACAATTAATTGAAGATGTATTGAATGACGCACACGCAGCACTTAGAAACGTTGAGATTAGTTAG